From Antechinus flavipes isolate AdamAnt ecotype Samford, QLD, Australia chromosome 1, AdamAnt_v2, whole genome shotgun sequence:
gtttataaatattcacCAATATTTCTTAGTCTTGCTTTCCCTCTTTTCAGCAAATTCATGTATTTAGTGAATGGATATTGAATCTACCTCAGTATAAGGATACCGTTATTTTAAAAGTACCAATAATTCCTAGATTTAGAAAACCAATGATAGGTTAAAATCTATTCatagacgtgtgtgtgtgtgtgtgtgtgtgtgtaaaacattgCTATGTTGAAAACAAGAGTGCTTTGGATACCACTTTGGAGATATGTAAAATTTGACTTGGATAtttgatattttacatttatattcatgAGTTAAATATAGATTctcaaaagttaaaataatattttaattcactGTAGTATGATAAAGTGATGACTTGTCTTCTTGTTTGAAATATTGTAGGTAGAAGATAGAGAACAAATGGAAACACACAATAAGACCTCTGTGACTATGTTTTTCCTTCATGGTCTTATTGGCTACCCTGtcttttatttggttttctttctgttATGCCTTATCATGTACATTGTGGTCCTATTGGGCAACAGTTTCCTCATTACAATCATCGTTCTGGACTCTCATCTCCATACTCctatgtatttctttctctgtaatctCTCATTTCTGGACATCTGCTATACATCAGCTTCTATTCCCTTGTTACTTGCTAACTTCCTTTCAGAGGAAAAATCTATTTCCTTCATTGGATGTGGACTAGAGATGTTCTTTTCCTTTGCCATGGGATCCACAGAATGTGTGCTCCTTTCTGTAATGGCATTTGATCGTTATGTGGCCATTTGCAACCCTCTGAGATATACAATTATCATGAACAAAGGGCTTTCTATGACGATGGTGAGTGGTTGTTGGATGGCAGGTGGGTTGACTTCAGTGATACAAACCTCCTTAGCTATGCGTTTGACATTTTGTGGGAATGTCATTGACAATCTCACATGTGAAATCCTGGCTGTGTTGAAATTGGCTTGTGAAGATATTTCCCTCAATGTGATTATGATAGTGATATCAAATAGTTTTGTAATAGTGACTCCAGTGGTATTCATATTCATCTCCTACTTATTCATCCTTGTTACCATCTTGAGAATCAATTCTgttgagggaaggaaaaaagccttttctacctGCTCTTCCCATCTGACTGTAGTGATTATGTTTTATGGGACCACCCTCTTTATGTACATGAAGCCAAAATCCAAAAACCCCTATGCAATGGATGAGCTGATTGCTCTCTTCTATGGTGTGATTATCCCTATGCTGAATCCCATCATTTACAGTCTGAGGAACAAGGATGTGAAAGCTGCTGTGAAAAAGCTCAGCAAAAATATCTTCTCATAGAGAACATAAGAGACTGTAATATGCCAAtcatataaggaaaagaaaaaataactaccCACATTCAGAATCCACTTTTCAAAGCCTGGTTGTTTCTCTTCTGTACTGAACCACTTCACCATAATCAcctattataagaaataatcatggATGGGACTATACTGAAAAATAtacaatatgaaatttttttctgtttggaaAGATAAAGGACTTAAGATTTACATTAGTAGAATTATGATGACAAAGCTAAAAACAAGAAGATAGAAGCTGAAAGCAATGCTAGACAAAATTTCCCAGTAATCAGAACTTCATTGGAGTGGAATGGATGGCATTGAGAAGTAATGTTTCCCCTCACTTAAGACCTCCAAGTAGAATTAATTAACCACATATTGGGTATGTTAGAAGTGTTGAagcagaagtttttttttttacatatggggTGTACTAAATAACTtctgagataataataatgatgattatagctaccatttctctatttttaaaagattaataaatagTTTACACAACTTATCATATTTGATTCTCATATCACTCATGGGAGGAAGGTATGAATTCTGCCAAATTGAAAAGATTCAAGAAGTTAATTACTTGCTTAGGTCTATCAATGCAGGATATAGATGCACAGATTCAATACAGTTTCCATATTTTGTGATATTCTTAATATCTTTAAGTGAGAAATCACTCTATAAATTGACCTAACTTTATCCAACATTCTTCTTGCTTCTATATAATcataaacaaaaacattatactgttagttttgtttcatcattaatctctctctctctgtcactcagtttctttgtttctgtcactGTCTCcctatatttttttgtttgcgtggagggaaaaggagaaacgGGAAAGGGTAAGTtaagtagaagggaaaacagaaatagtaagagaaaagtataaaaaggggTAAGGACTCTAAAGGtagagggctgcttgaggcaagtagtacccctaagtaaaatactggggaggagggaaaggggaaaaggaaagagaaaagtataatttagggttaataaaataacaggaaatacagatagttttaactgtaaatgtgagtgtggtgaactctcccataaaacataagcacatagcagactgaattaaaagccagaaccctacaatatgttgtttacaagaaacacatttaaagcagagtgatacatacaaagtaaaggtaaaagacaggCAGAATtgattatgcttcaggtgaagtaaaaaaaaaaaaaaaaaacagggatagccatcctgatctcagatcaagcaaaagcaaaaattgatctaattaaaagagataaggaaggaaactatatcttgctagagggtatcatagataatgaagcaatatcaatactaaacatatatgcaccaaatggtatagcgtggaaattcctaaaggagaacttaagagagctacaaaaagaaatagacagcaaaactgtaatactgagagatctcaaacttgctctctcagaacaagataagtcaaatcacaaaataaataagaaataaggtcaatagaatcctagaaaagtaaGATAACCTTTGgagaaattgaatggagacagaaaggagtacattttcttctcagcagtacatggaacttatacaaaaattgatcatatattaggacataaagacctcaaaattaaatgcagaaaggcagaaatagtgaatgcattttttttagatcacaatgcaataaaaattacattcaataaaaggccagaggaaaatagatcaaaaagtaaatggaaactaaataatctaatcctaaagaatgaatgagtgaagcagaaaatcatagacacaatcaattaTTTCAGCCAAGAGAATAAaattaatgagacaacataccaaaatttatggaaagcagccaaagagataataagaggaaattttatctttctagatgcttacttgcataaaatagagaaggagaagattaatcaattgggcttgcaactaaaaaagctagaaaaagaacaaattaaaagcccccaatcaaataccaaatttaaaattctaaaaataaatgggtagattaataaaattaaaagtaaaaaaattgttgaattaataaataaaattgag
This genomic window contains:
- the LOC127557672 gene encoding olfactory receptor 13D1-like gives rise to the protein METHNKTSVTMFFLHGLIGYPVFYLVFFLLCLIMYIVVLLGNSFLITIIVLDSHLHTPMYFFLCNLSFLDICYTSASIPLLLANFLSEEKSISFIGCGLEMFFSFAMGSTECVLLSVMAFDRYVAICNPLRYTIIMNKGLSMTMVSGCWMAGGLTSVIQTSLAMRLTFCGNVIDNLTCEILAVLKLACEDISLNVIMIVISNSFVIVTPVVFIFISYLFILVTILRINSVEGRKKAFSTCSSHLTVVIMFYGTTLFMYMKPKSKNPYAMDELIALFYGVIIPMLNPIIYSLRNKDVKAAVKKLSKNIFS